The following coding sequences are from one Selenomonas sputigena ATCC 35185 window:
- a CDS encoding GNAT family N-acetyltransferase — MQGIVKKGPRLQFRQAEEKDLDYILEVEFRPENGKFVIPWEREVHSQTLNTEGAIHLVIERIDTLEPVGFLMIAGLNNPSKEIEWTRIILDKKGEGYGHETLKLLKSWAFDDLKFHRAWLDCKDYNARALHVYESEGLVREGLIRETILTDGVYENLVILGILDREYFARKERGEEL; from the coding sequence ATGCAGGGCATTGTAAAGAAAGGGCCGCGCCTGCAATTTCGACAGGCGGAGGAAAAGGATCTCGACTACATCCTCGAAGTGGAATTTCGCCCCGAGAACGGAAAATTCGTCATTCCGTGGGAGCGCGAGGTGCATAGCCAGACACTCAACACCGAGGGTGCGATTCATCTCGTCATCGAGCGCATAGACACCTTGGAGCCGGTCGGCTTTCTGATGATTGCAGGGCTCAATAATCCGTCGAAGGAGATCGAGTGGACGCGCATCATCCTCGACAAGAAGGGCGAGGGCTACGGGCATGAAACGCTCAAGCTCTTGAAGTCGTGGGCGTTCGACGACCTCAAGTTCCACCGCGCTTGGCTCGACTGCAAGGACTACAACGCGCGCGCGCTGCACGTCTACGAGTCGGAAGGCCTCGTGCGCGAGGGGCTGATCCGCGAGACGATTCTGACGGACGGCGTCTACGAAAATCTCGTGATCCTCGGCATCCTCGACCGCGAGTACTTCGCACGCAAGGAAAGGGGCGAAGAGCTTTGA